A stretch of DNA from Fimbriimonadales bacterium:
TTGCGCGGCTAAATGAGCGGCCTCTTCGATGGTTAATCGCTCACGAAGCGCATGAAGGCACCCGCGCAAGGCGTCGTAAGCCTGCTGGCGGGTCTTGATCCCCATTTCCTCCATAATTTCGTCTAACCATTTGTTCGTTTTTTGTAGCGTGGTATCGAATACTTGGAGTCCTGTTGCGCTCATAAGATCCTCCTTCGTTTTTTAATACTCCAAGCAAAAGGTTTGTGCTCCTAATTTCTTATCGTTATGTACGGCACTTCTTGCTCGCTTATCTGAGGCAGAGAGCCGAGCATTCCGGATGTTGCCCCTCGCGACTTGGTCGTAATAAAAAAGAGATGGCAGGCGTTAGGAAATGGTCAGCAGAAGTTACGCGGCGCAGCAATGCGCTGGATTTGGAAGCAGGTGTCTTTACCTGGAATGACCCTAAAAAGATAGCGACATCGCTGAAACGTTCCGCAGAGGCGAGCACGCGCAGAAAAGCGAAGACACCTTATCAATCCGCAATGTCCATGCTGAATTTCTATATCAATCGGGCAGGGAAAAATCTATCCGCTTCACGGAAAAAGGTTCTCGAACAAGCGAAACAAGAATTGCGAAAACTATTCGGGAAGGAATAAAAAAACATTCGACTTTCGCCTCTGCGAACGCTGATGGAGTTAGTCTGTTCGCTTGATCGAATACCTGAAGTCATTGTGACAGGAACTATAGCAGGCAAAACGGGAACTGAAAGTCTCTGCTGCCGTCGGTGCTGTCGCTTACCCTATACCCCGTAGGTGTAGCCGTTGAAGGGTCGGCATAGGCACAATTGATCTCACTATTTTTTTTAAATTTTTGATTGAAAGTGAGTTTTAATTTTTATCGAAACACAATTCTGAAATTTTCGAATGTTTTCTTAGATTCCTCTTCCTCGAATCGGACGTCGTCCACTCTCCCCGGTCCTAAATATAGATTTTCGATAAACTCTTCGAGTTCCTCTCTGCTTTCGTGTTGCGCGAGAATTTCCACTCCACCGTCTTTTCGATTCCATACCTCTCCCCTAATGTTCATCCTCTTCGCTAAATCGTATACAAAAGCGCGAAAACCGACCCCCTGAACCATACCTTTCACCACTATTCGAAATGTAGTCATAAATTCATTCCTTTACGACGGGTATCTTTACCCCTATGTTTTTCCGAAGAATCCTTTCTTGGGGAAGCATAAGCCTTTTGGGATTCACGGCGGGTTTGGGGTCTGTTGTATTTTATATTTCGGAGGCGACTTCGTATCT
This window harbors:
- a CDS encoding acylphosphatase, yielding MTTFRIVVKGMVQGVGFRAFVYDLAKRMNIRGEVWNRKDGGVEILAQHESREELEEFIENLYLGPGRVDDVRFEEEESKKTFENFRIVFR
- a CDS encoding DUF3175 domain-containing protein, with translation MAGVRKWSAEVTRRSNALDLEAGVFTWNDPKKIATSLKRSAEASTRRKAKTPYQSAMSMLNFYINRAGKNLSASRKKVLEQAKQELRKLFGKE